TGAAAGAAGAGGTAAAAGATGAGGAGGAGATTGATCCACTTGATGCTTTTATGGCAGAGGTAAGTATTgctataatttgtatatttaagtCGACTCTATCTATACATCTAATTGATTCTAATAATAGGTTCAAGAGGAAGTTaggaaagtaaataaatttgacaaCAAAGCTCCAAAAAATGCCAACAATGGCACTAATTCTGCGTCGCAGAGCGGTGGTGTTGTCATTGTGACTGGAGTGGCTAAGAAGAAAGTGCAGAAACAGAAAGGAGAATTGATTGAACAGAATCAAGATGGATTGGAATATTCGAGCGAGGAAGAGAGTGAGAATCTTCACGAAACCGCAGCTGGCATAGCAAACAAACAAAAGCGAGAATTAGCTAAAGTTGATCATGCTACAACAGAGTACCAACCATTTCGAAAGTCTTTCTACGTTGAAGTCCCTGAAATTGGTAtgactatatatttttaagtgatctgtgtttatatatgtgaataaatattacatatattatatatatatataatatatacttgcAGCAAGAATGACACCAGAAGAGGTGGAAGTGTACAAGGAAGAATTGGAAGGCATTCGAGTAAAAGGAAAAGGTTGTCCCAAGCCCATCAAGTCTTGGGCGCAATGTGgtgtaacaaaaaaagaattagaagTGTTAAAGAAACTCGGTTATGAGAAACCAACGCCCATTCAATGCCAGGCAATTCCAGCGATCATGTCCGGTCGCGATCTCATAGGTATTGCAAAAACAGGTAGCGGAAAAACGCTAGCTTTTCTTTTGCCGATGTTTCGCCATATACTCGATCAGCCACCGTTGGCTGATGGTGACGGACCGATCGCGTTGATTATGACACCAACCAGAGAATTATGCATGCAAATCGGCAGAGAttcgaaaaaatttacaaaatctttGGGTCTTTCACACGTGTGCGTTTACGGTGGAACTGGCATTTCCGAGCAAATAGCAGAACTTAAGAGAGGAGCTGAAATCATTGTATGCACTCCAGGAAGGATGATCGACATGCTTGCTGCTAACAGCGGACGAGTGACCAATTTACGTCGAGTAACATATGTAGTGCTTGATGAGGCTGACAGAATGTTTGACATGGGTTTTGAGCCGCAAGTAATGCGTATTATGGAGAATGTGAGACCGGATAGACAAACGGTGCTATTTAGCGCGACGTTTCCGCGACAAATGGAGGCGTTAGCTAGGAGAATACTAACGAGACCAGTCGAGGTACAGGTCGGTGGACGTTCCATCGTTTGCAAGGATGTGGAACAGCATGTCGTTGTACTTGAGGAAGATCAGAAATTCTACAAGTTGCTTGAAATTCTTGGACATTATCAAGACAAAGGCTCCACTATTATATTCGTCGATAAGCAAGAGAACGCAGATACATTGCTCAAGGATCTTATGAAGGCTTCGTATTCTTGCATGTCCCTTCACGGCGGTATAGATCAATGCGATCGAGATTCAACCATATTGGACTTTAAAGCAGGACGAACAAAATTGCTCGTGGCCACATCCGTCGCCGCTAGAGGCTTAGACGTCAAGCATTTGGTATTAGTTGTCAATTACGATTGCCCTAATCACTATGAGGATTACGTGCATAGATGTGGTAGAACTGGTCGAGCCGGAAATAAAGGGTAAGACAGCTAtctttgaatttatataaaaaatttgaatttcttatataaaatgctttttttattttaaatttattacgatgTATTTTCTCTTAAGATACGcgtatacttttattacatcGGAACAAGAACGTTATGCCGGCGATATTTTACGTGCGCACGAGTTGGCGGGTGTACCCGTTCCAGAACCTTTACGTCAATTATGGGAAGGTTACAAAGCCCGTCAAGCCGCGGATGGAAAGAAAGTTCATACCGGAGGTGGTTTTAGTGGCAAAGGATTCAAATTCGACGAATCAGAAGCCGCTTTGGCAAATgagaagaagaaatttcagaaagcAGCCTTGGGACTACAAGATTCCGACGACGAGGatatagaaaatgatattgaTCAACAGATCGAGAGTATGCTCGCGCCTAAGCGAACAGTTCGTGAAATAGCCAAACCGACCGCGACCAATATTACCGTACCCGGTCAACCGATACCTAGTGCTACTGATAAGCTGGAATTGGCCAGAAGATTAGCATCAAAGATAAACATTGCCAAGAATCTGGGCGCCGAGGCAAAAGGCGCTACTCAACAAGCAGCAGAAGCTATACTTAAGGGTGCAGGACCTACAAATCTCATTACGGTAAAATTCGAATTTTCGTTTTATTGTTACTGTATACTGTaactttattgtaaataaatttttttttccacacaGGCAAAGACAGTTGCGGAGCAATTAGCGGCGAAACTGaatactaaattaaattatcagcCACGCGAGGAAGATCTCGTAGAAAGCGACGTGGAACCAGGTGAGCAGACATTCCGCAAGTATGAAGAAGAGCTTGAGATCAATGACTTCCCACAACAAGCGAGATGGCGAGTCACGAGCAAGGAGGCTCTTGCTCAGATCTCAGAATATTCCGAGGCGGGTCTGACAGTACGAGGAACGTATATTGCACCTGGAAAAACGCCACCTGAAGGCGAGAGAAAGTTATACTTGGCAATAGAATCGACGAGCGAACTAGCGGTCAGCAAGGCCAAGGCAGAAGTATCTCGACTCATTAAAGAAGAACTCATCAAACTACAAGCGTCTGGCGCTCACACCGCATCGCGAGGTCGatacaaagttttataaaattttgggaTCATTTTGACAAGGTGCGCTACAAGAATAATAACATGCTATACACATGATGTATATGGTAAaagtttagaaatttattatacatgcaAAACTTGACTGTCTTTAACAgacaatataataacaaaatatacttAACGTCTGTAAgagcattatttatatcattggCACAAACCACTGCAGGCAATCCAAGTTTTCgcatattcataaataaaatgcgAGCACTCACATTGTTTCCTTAAAGAGttgtattgtattaatttattctataataaaaattcaaacgcTCAACAGCGTAAAACCATGTTTGTGCAGCATACACCAAAAAAATCATACATTCATAGCAGTtgaatacttattaaaattgagattgactttaccaattaaaaaaaaactaataacaATACTCAAGAGAATAAGATTGTTTCTTTGAAAGATACTttgaaattttgcataaaaatcaCATATATGAACACACGATATGCTATTGTACGTATATCGATCAATACGTAGTCtgatatacgtatataactTAAGAATTATAACGAAgagtctttttatttataatttataatgagCATTCTCTATTACCCGCAACGAAATTACGGATTACGCGCACagaaaattctatatttttgtacatccATTCTCATTATATACTCTTTCCTCTTTGgcaatattaattgataactAAAAATACATTCTGCAGTACGCTATTAGAAGGCACTAGAAGAATCACAGACACGAGACACGCTGTAGACATTCGTCGCCGCGAATGACATCGCGATTAGGTAAAAACTTTCAATGCCAGAAACAAGGCAGATTAATCGCTCATAATTGCAGCTACTTTTCGATGACGATAATAAATCTCTGATATTTCACGCAatcaataagaaatatatctttaaatgcTTCGAATTTGTCAGAATATAGTGGATCTTATTTTCCTTTTGGCGTGTGATCGTAATTtaggataaaatatttagcaagAAAGTGGTAACGATAACCGTCGCGAGCCAAGCACGAATTTTCATGGCACTAGAAACGTAACCGTGGACTATTTCGGCTCTGGTCAGCGAACCTAAAGGAACTTCGGCCGCGATGCGAGGACTTCTCTCCGAAATTCTAGTGACGAGCTTCTCCGTTTCCGTTACGCAAGCTCGCAATTGCAGCGCCGACAACTTCTTGATAACGGGCTGTACGACGATAAAGATATCGCGATCGGGCGTCATTATGCCACGAACAGCACATTGCGCCACTTGTAATTGGCGACTTAGAGCGACCAGGAGAGCCTCTAAGGTGACGGAGTCCTTGTCGGCTTCTTCATCCATCATGTAATAGATTCTGTCcagctgtaaaaaaaaaacaaaacagatAATCAGAAAAAACTCAATCCGTTAAAAGTTTATACGAATTGATCGACATTGtaacttacaaaaaatatat
This DNA window, taken from Monomorium pharaonis isolate MP-MQ-018 chromosome 6, ASM1337386v2, whole genome shotgun sequence, encodes the following:
- the LOC105833423 gene encoding probable ATP-dependent RNA helicase DDX46, which encodes MVRSSDKHHRRRSRSRSRSRSRSRSGEPEKKRRRSRSRERERDRDKGRHRERRSRSRDRDRDRSDRRERSDRDRDRERKRGDSKEKRLTGSKSSRSGKERSNRSRSRDRKDKDKGDNEELPFDHTKLDKEEEQKRLELEMQKRRERIERWRAERKKKELEATKKDGKTSILANLQLPMKKWSLEDDSDEETPVVQNNKDAKEEGVKEEIEEVKEEVKDEEEIDPLDAFMAEVQEEVRKVNKFDNKAPKNANNGTNSASQSGGVVIVTGVAKKKVQKQKGELIEQNQDGLEYSSEEESENLHETAAGIANKQKRELAKVDHATTEYQPFRKSFYVEVPEIARMTPEEVEVYKEELEGIRVKGKGCPKPIKSWAQCGVTKKELEVLKKLGYEKPTPIQCQAIPAIMSGRDLIGIAKTGSGKTLAFLLPMFRHILDQPPLADGDGPIALIMTPTRELCMQIGRDSKKFTKSLGLSHVCVYGGTGISEQIAELKRGAEIIVCTPGRMIDMLAANSGRVTNLRRVTYVVLDEADRMFDMGFEPQVMRIMENVRPDRQTVLFSATFPRQMEALARRILTRPVEVQVGGRSIVCKDVEQHVVVLEEDQKFYKLLEILGHYQDKGSTIIFVDKQENADTLLKDLMKASYSCMSLHGGIDQCDRDSTILDFKAGRTKLLVATSVAARGLDVKHLVLVVNYDCPNHYEDYVHRCGRTGRAGNKGYAYTFITSEQERYAGDILRAHELAGVPVPEPLRQLWEGYKARQAADGKKVHTGGGFSGKGFKFDESEAALANEKKKFQKAALGLQDSDDEDIENDIDQQIESMLAPKRTVREIAKPTATNITVPGQPIPSATDKLELARRLASKINIAKNLGAEAKGATQQAAEAILKGAGPTNLITAKTVAEQLAAKLNTKLNYQPREEDLVESDVEPGEQTFRKYEEELEINDFPQQARWRVTSKEALAQISEYSEAGLTVRGTYIAPGKTPPEGERKLYLAIESTSELAVSKAKAEVSRLIKEELIKLQASGAHTASRGRYKVL